The window acatttttgttAATGGTTTAGTATAAGACATTGCTGAACTTTCTGGTTTAAAACTTTGTAGAATTAAGTTTTATCAGTATTTTAACACAAACATATGAGCACGACAAAAAAGTAATGTGCTGGACAACATTCAAAATTAATACATGTTAAAGTTTTACCCAGTGCAAGGTTCATAATGCGGCCGCTCGGTGAAGCTCTGCTCCACAGCTGAAGGTCTGAAATACAGATTAAATAGTCCACCGATGATCACATCTCCATCCTGGGAGAGGCTCTTGTTGAGCGGTGCACCCCACCGGGAGCACACTATCGCCTCAACCACCTCCAGCCCCATCAGTCTGCCCACTATGCTGAGAAGCAGCAGGGAGAGGGCTGACGAGGGCCACAGAGTCAGGAGCAAGGGGAACCAAGACACAGATGCAACTTTTCTGGACATTTAACACATATAGATAACTGTTACCTGAATGTCAGAATAGGAATCACTAAATTCAGTCTGTGTCAAACACAAGTCACAGCAAACCTGCCTCATCAAACATGATAATAGAATGAATTAAGTTCACAATAAATGGTATCTCATAGACAATGTTCAACAGTTCCAAAGACAAACCTCACAAAAATTACACATGTTCAAACCTTAGCCTCATTTCAGTTACCtacaaaaacagaacattataaACACAAAATCTTTCAGCTGGTTAAAATGCTCCTATCACAAGGTAAATTGTCAACTCTGAAAATAGCATCTTGACTAAAACATGGCCACCCCCCCACTCTGCACAagtgaagtgtgtgtatttataacAGGTGTAAAGCCTTTTGCAAGGAAGTCAAACTGATGACACAAGCAGCATGCAAGCCAAAATTATTCCTCTCTAGAGTGATGGTGGAAAAACAATTGAATGCTTGCAAGTGATTTGTGTTTATGAAGttgtgtggtgtgtgtatgtgtgtacagtatgttttctATCGATGCAGTAACGAATGATGTCATTCGAATGAGTCCAGGTAACTGAGAAACTGAACCTCAGGATAAGTGAGGGAGAAGTTTTGGGAGGCATTGTATCTGCTGTTCAGTGAACTGAAAGGTATATGTCAAACATAAAAGAAATCACCCAAGTGTGTGTCCTTTTGTCTTAGATTTATATAGAATATTGTGCTGCAATTGATCCATAAAACTTGACAAAGTGTGGCAGTCTGTCTGAACCAGTATGGGGAATTTTATGCCCAGAGCAACAGGTGTGCAATTTGTCAGCTCGATTACACGGTAATTTCATGAGCAATTACATCCCATTATGTTTAAGGTGGCATATGGGGAAAGATGAGTCTGTTTGTGACTTTCAATAAATTGGTTTTGAGCTGAAGCTCCGTTCAAGATTAATTATCTGTTGTATGTTCTGTGTAGCGAGTTGAGCAAAACAGGAATTGAACAAGTAATTTGTTgaaatcaaatatttaaatattttattgcatTGGTAGGAAAATGCTCACAGTTGTCAGATGAGCAAcattacaaagaaaaaaggaTGGCGTAACActgaaacaatacaaaaaactgctgctttgccaccctcccctcctcctcagcctggccCTGTGTAGTTGTGACTTTGATTATTCATTCAATTAagttatacaaaataaaacaaccatATCCAACAAGAGATTATTTTTGCAGTCTGTATCAAagcaattataaaaataaaaacctttaaaCTCCAAATCCTTCAAATTTCCGAGTATGTTTTCAAAGTCTACAAATCATAGAGAGCAACAAGTCCAAGCACGGAAGTCTATGTACTCTATTGCACCTAATACAAACAAGCCTATGTCCTCTGTTGTATCCAATGCAACTATTTGTTCTGTGCAAATGTTGTTGGGCGATGCAACATCTATTGTATAAATTGGTGCATAGTCATGCTTGACATGTTCACAGGtaacatgcacaaacataaatgtacagttagAACTGGTTCTCAACTAAAACCAGTTTAAAAACAATGACAGGAATATTTACACACAagacaaataaagaaatacCACCAAAAAGAGAAGGAAGACTTAAATATGGTCTTTGAGAAGATGAATCCATCTATTAAATGTAGCAGTCTGATCATACTACACATTCAAATGATACAAAGAAAGACATTCCCTCTCTGCTTATAAGCCTTTTTTTTGCTTCATAGTTAATGTACGTAGTTTGGACAGTAAATCACAGGGACAAAGATAATAAGTATCTGTACAATCAGTCTAGGAAGCCATTTGGAGGGAATCAATGTTCCCAAGTACATTTACACATTAAGCAGAATATAGACAATACACTGCCAGACTAGAAAGACCATTCACTATTGAATAGTGGACATTTCATACAGGAAATTCATGCTGTCAGTTCCAACCATGGATTACATTTAATGTTTCACTTACATTATACAGACTACATCTTTCTCTGAAAGCCCAGAATAAAACTTACTGAACTGTTATAAGGGAAACTGGGACATGGGAACAAACTATGGCAAGTATTTCTTTCCTTGATCTTCTGGCTTTTGGTGTAACTGAATGTCATCGAGAATCACTGCTTGGTCATTGTCTCATTTCAGGTTATGGTCAGAGCTACAGTCTGAGTAGAAAGTACACCTCAGGCTCTGACGCAGAGTGGTTGGAGTCCACAGGTGGAAGAGAGTCATCTGTGTAGTACCGATCTCCATATTGATCCCCATTTCCATAGCGTAATGATGTACAAGCTCCTTCAGGAAGTCCCCTGTCCTCCAGCTGACCAAGGTAGCCTGCTATGTAAGAACCAGTAGAGTGTCTGTTAGCTGGTGGATTCTGTGAGGCGGGTTTACTCCTCAGTACCACTCCACCAATGCTGGCGGAGCTATTGATCATCAAACCTGCCCGAGGCTTTAGAGCCTCTTGCTGTCTTTCACGGGCTCGGCTGTTGATATGGCGCACTCGGCTTTGGCTCCGAGAAGATAGGCGCCGCGTAAGAGGTGGAGGGGAATCATCTACATCCCTGGGACCAAGAGGTGCTACACTTGTTGCTTGTGGCTGTGACAGTGGGGATTTTGTTTCCTGACGCAACTGAGGAGGCTGGGGTTtatctctgtcactgtcatcCCCCTCCAGACTGACAAGCTTACGTAGCTGTTCTGTGAGTGGATCACAAGACTGTGATTGGAATGTTACTTCCCCCACAGTGCCAATCCTCATTTGCTTCCTCATATGGGGAGTGATGAAACTGCGACTAATAATGTTGTATTTGCTCTGGAAGTTGCATAATATGTCTTCAGAGGTCAGGTCTCCCAGGGACTTGGACTTACATGGGCTGGGGACAGTAGATTCTATGGTACCAGACTGGGGTCCAGATGATAAAGGGCCTAAATCTGAGTGTAGATAATCTCTGGACTCAGGCTGTGACTGCTGCCTTGTAGCCATAAGGGGAGCCTTTTGTTTCCATGAATGAGTCGGGGTGTATGATTGTGTTTGACTTTGGCAGTGTGGCTTAGTGTTTCGAGGAGCTGAAGACTCTGATGGGGGTGTAATGCAGTCATAGTCCAGGTGGTTGTACACTGCATCACAGTCAGAGGAAGGGGAATATAAGCCTCTGTCTCTACTGATGTGTGTAGACAAAGCAGCTTGGCCGGGGAGGCTTTCAGAAGAGGAGAAACCATTATGGAAGCACCTTACTTGCTCCCTCTCCATTTGTTTATACCCTAGCCTATCTTGATGAGACCTCATCAGGATCTGGCTGCCACTATAGCTCTTCTGTTGCATGTAGGAACTGCTGTAgtctctgctgttgttaaaggcATCAGAATTGCTCTGAGGAACGGGATAGCTGTTCTGACGCAGTGGGCTTGAGATGGAGGGTCTAGAGTTGACGGGTCTGTGGAAAGGTGAAGGCTGGAAGTTGTTGTGGTGTTGGTGGTGATTGGGCAGCTGATAGGAGGGTTGATTAACTGGGGAGGAACACTGTGAAAATGCACGTGATGGGTACTGCTGCTGAGGATCACGGTATGACAGAGGCTGTTTTTGTTGGGAGTAGCTGGGAGTGGACTCATGGTTTTCATAAATAGCATGCCGTTTGGTTGGACTTGTAAGTCCCTCCCATTGGCTGCCATGTCTCGGTGAGGTCATCATAATTTCCAATGGATCCTCGTCGACATTtatctccacttctgcaaaggcATTTCCAGCTGAGTCATGGAGAAACTGGAAACGTTCGTTGTTTACAGAGGAGCCCATGTAGCTTTTAGTCACCTGCTCTGCTCCTGGTACTAGTGCTGGTGGATCATACACTTCTTCATATAcactctcctctgcctcctcaattttttcactcccaCCTCTCTTTTTGTTCATATCATCCCAGCTTGCATTGTTCCCTTTCCCAAAACCCTGGACCACCTTTGCTGGAGAGGACCCCAAGCTGTTTGAGGGTGTGCTGTCTGTAGTGTCTGCCTCAACATGGACTGTCTGTTTCCTCAGGTTGTACACTGATACAGGCAACAGCACTTCCTCATCCAGAATTGTGTAGACCTCCTCAAGCTCAGCCGTTTCTGGGCTCGAGAGGAGAGCTGGAGCAGGAAAATCTGCATGGGAAATCTGGTGCACTGACTTGTtttcttgatttgttttttgagCCACTTTTTGGGGACTTAATAGGTGTTTCTTGTTAGTTGATGCAGTGTTGCTCTTAAGAGGAGTCCTTGAATCCTGCAGCACTTTAGGGGTGGTAGGTCTGAAGTTTGAGTGACAGAAAGGGGTATGATGAGGAGATGTGTGTGAATCATTTTGTTCAACAGTGTTTTcaaactgaccaatcagagcagaaatAGAGCCACATGTGTCTTGCTCATTGCCTAAAGACACAGCATCAATGAGTCTGGAGATGGTGCTGTCATGCAAAGAGCTGGGACTCTTCAGATCGCAGTCCATACTgacaggggagagagggggcaaAGAGGAGGgggcagaagaggaggaggatgaggagactGAAGGTGCAACTGTGAATGTCGTGCTGATTGATGATGTTTCTGGTTTATCTAATTTCATCTGGCTGTTCTTAGAAGGTGAGACGAAAtactttttctctgtttctgttgggagcatgtttgatttgttgACTTCATTGTCTTCTGGTTGATAATTGGCATACTCCTCTTCCTTTCTTGCTTGTCCTCCGCCAATGACCAGATAAGAAGCCTCATCTGATTGATCAGtttctttatttctgttgaTATACGTCTTGGAAGGGGAGGAGATATTAGGTTCAACTGAGAATGAAGATTCGATGAAAGGATCCAAAGAGGAAGACCTGGGCCTGTTGAAGGGGCAAGCTCCTGTGGACACAGATAATTGAACAAAAAAGATTAATAAAGATGGATTTAAATACACTTTCTGATGTAGAACACCAAGCCAACCAACAATTAAAAGACAACAATTAACAGTCCAGCCAATACAAGGCAATAGCAATACAAAGACGAATGGATCACGAAATACAACTGTGAAGGGGAAGTTGGAAAATGAGGCCGTGGAGGTTAAAACAAAGGAAGAATCCATGTTTGCGGACATCCAATTTGGAAAGAGATGGTCTAATGGGATTGGATTGGTCGAATGGGATCAGATGACACAGCAATATATTTCTCAGACCACTTTTGAACAAAATACACTGGGTGGACGCAATTGGTATGTTTTTGGACGATGCAACCTTCAGACAATAGGTATTTTAGATTACCTGTAGGAATATCCTAGTCAGTTCTCTACTATAAAGAAGCACAACAAATGAAGATGGGACAGAAAAGGCATGTTAAGGTATCATGGAGAGTAGGCTGTAGTATGTCAATTTACATGGTTATTGTACATGAGTTTTAAATAGTTGTAGTATGATAAGTAAAGGAGAGAATTAGAAAAAAGAACACATCTTACATCAATCAATGTGCAAAACAAGTCAGTGCAAAATCCTGCTTTAAGACATGCCAGCTCCAAGCATTTCATCACAAAGAAAGTAACACTTTTATCCTACAGTTTAAAGAAATTAGTTGAATAACACAGCAGAACTGTTCCCAAAGCCAGCAGGGACTCTGTTATCAATGCCTAGGATTGTTGGTGCTTGATTTGTGGTAGTATTTAAatagaccaaatcacaatgtgTTACAGTAACTTCCGGGTAGAAGTATGCGTCACGTACATACAATGTAATGACGCTGAGCAAACGGGACGAGGAACAGCTGAGATATCAAGAGAAAATGGCTTAGTTTTGTTGTTTACGGGCATGCCAGGTAATAATACAGAGTAGAGAAGGGTTCAGGTTTTTCAGGTTTCAATCTGCAAAGAGCTGACATTCTCAAAGACAGCTCTGGACTCAGAATCTGAAAAGGGAGTACATTTGGGACAGACAAAAAGTCTGTCCATCAAAAAGATGGGGCTTTACAGAATCAGGAGTTGGGTCAGCTCTGCAGCCTGGTGCTCATGACCAAATTTGTGGGGAGTATTTTGTGACAAGTAAATTTTACATCTAATTTCAATTACAGTGATCAAAGAGCTAACTTACTTGAGGTTGTTGGCATTTACTTAGTTAGGCTAACATTAGGTTACTTAACATTACTGACAAGTATAGAGGCAGGTGAGCCATTgctctgtttttaaattaacGTGAACGTTTGCTGAAACAAATTATTAGTGTCTATGATTTAAATGTGTCATGCTATGTTTTCAATATGAGCACTGAAATTTACAAAACAGCCAAGCGTGGCCAGCTACATTGTTGCTGTGTTACTGTTTATGTGTACAACAGGTCAGCAAGTTTTTTTTAGCTGATGTTGGCTTTGAGAATGCTAAAGATTGTGTATAAGAATCATCTGCAGCATGTTTAGGCAATTGCCAGTTGTCTACCcggaagtgattgttgttgttagtgtgatgtcatggtgatttAGCCTATTAGATAATCATGAATCTTACAAATACCTTCTGTTGATTAAACTAGAAATTATATAATTTGGGTATAAATTGCATAATTCcaaataatatttaattttttaactgGAATGATGAAAGGAAAGTACCCACCGATGACAGTGTCTGAGCCCAAATCATTCTGTTCCTTGTCTGGGGAGCAGAGGGATAGCTGCCCTTGCAGAAGCCTGTCTAAGGGCATGGAGATAGGTCTATGGGTGAGGGGGCCTCGTGGCTGGTAACGCTTCCCCACACCTCCTTCTTTCCCTGACAtgccctctcctcctgctcctgcacCTGTGCTGTTCTTTTGGTCTGATATTGAAGCCACTGACTCTGATAGTgccatctttgtcttttttcgTCCCTTTGCTGGAGCACTGGCTGTGCGTCGCAGGAGGTGGTCACTGATGGAACGTTTCCGAAGGCCACCGGAGTTTGTATCCACAGAGGACTTGGAAGAACGGTTAAACAAACCACGGATACCTCGCAGCTGATGACCCTGAAGGCAGaaggaacagaacagaaaaaaataagaggGGGAAAAGAGATAACAAGAAAAGGAGAGCAAATGTGCTTCTGGAGCAAATGTGCTTTGGACAAAGACATAACACAACTCTTTCACACATTACAGCTTGAACATGTTAATTGtcatgaaaacaatgaaaacatatGACACATTCTGAAGTTAATTTACAGCAAATGTTAACAATTGCATGCATTCAGATGCATTGCCAATAGATGGCACCATTACTCCTTATATTACCACAACAAACAATATGCAAGAAGCCAATGAGGCTTATACATGCACGCTTACATTGCAGAGTATTCCATCTTTGTTGAAAATGAGACAACCACAGttgaaataatgtttgtttgttttttaataaaaatgaccTTATTAGCAAACTGTATGACTCAGCGCTTTGATGTCACACACAAATAAGTCATTAGAGATATGGCTGAACGCACACTGCACTTTTGCATCATGCATTACTGTTTCATGCAGCACCACACAGAGCCTCGGAGCACCAGGATACCTTGTTAGATCCTAGAAAGTGCATTATGGTAAAGCTGGGGTTCAGGACTAGAGGGCTCCACTAGAAAGACAAAGGATTGAGCTTAAGTGGATTGATGTGTTGagagaaacatatttttttctttgacaaaagaGGGCCACAGGGGGAATGTTACCATAAATACCAGCACTATACAGCACTTACCTTTCCATAGACATCATGCACTGACACATGCACAAAGATGGAAGCCTCAGTCAGCCCCTCCAAGTAAACATGTCTGTAACCTGTTGTTAGAGATAAAGGAGAAAGCATTTAAGCGAGCGAGAGAGTGAGCGATGGAGTGAGTCAAAGAAAGACATCGGCTGTCCTCACACTGGTGGTTGCATAGTAGTTTGCCTGAGGCGAGGGCATCAGGAGTTCAGGGACAACTCTGATGGATGTAAACAACAAATATAACCCACCGAGCCACAGGTCTTTAACTATACAAATCAAACAAATCATGGTTCACTAGACACGAGATAATGTGTCCCATAACCATAGCACTGCCAAAGCCTTAAGGGAAATTATGTGTTTAAGTGTGAGTGAGTCGGTCTGTCTATGTGCGTTAAATAACAGAGCTAATGATTGTAACTGGCAGTGACAAACTGTGCCCCCTTTTAAGTTCATGTCAATACACAAAAAAAGTATCTTTTTTCCCtgaaataaagctgaaaaaacaGAGGAATTCTGCACAGACCAGGCATCAGGCTGCTGAAGGCAACGGTCCGTTGACCAATAAAGTCCCGTCCAATTGGGTCATGGTCCCAGACAAGGAAACGCACCAAGACCACCTCTGCCATATGAAGTGTAAAAGACAGAGTCTCCTCCCATACTGGATTAAACCctaaggaaaacacacacacacacatatatgtttATTGTAATCATGATGTGTTTCATCAGTATCTCATCAAACGTATATACACAAGACATACAAAAACCTGGGAAAAAATGAAGTTGGTGGTAGTGATGtgtcaaattatttatttcttagaTCAATGCCCTGCACACTAATCTCTTAATACTGTTTGGCTCCCAGCTCCACAACCTTTCCCTGAGGAGGCTTCTCCTCCCCCTGTTAGGTGCCCTCATCTTCAATTCCGTCTCATGCAGGCTCcaccctctactggactctttGGGTAATACTCCCGATTCAGTGGCTTGCTGCTTTGTGGTAACCACAGTGGGGCTTCCCTCAGACCAAATCCCTTGTTTGAACATAAGGAGTTAGTTTTAGGTCGAGAATAATCGAATTAGATGCTTTATCCTCCACCCCGTGAGGAAAACAGGGAGGTAAAATTGCTTTGTGCAGTGGCATGTTATGTTGAATGCACAGCCCCTGTCAGATGCACTGAACAGCTCTTTTTGTGCTCTGGTGATGGTGTGGCCAGTAAGGCCCTATCCAAGAAAGACCTTGCAAGATGGCTTTGTGAGTGCATCTCCCAAGCCTCCAGGCAGGTGGATAGTAACCCTCCCATTGTGGTCGGTGGCCTTGTTCAGCATGGTGAGTGTCTGGGACATATGAACGACAGCTTTGTGGACTATGCCCTGCCCATTCATACAGTTCTATCTCTTGGACATGTCTGGCTTCTTTTCAGGGtttgtgctcacacacacaggactggTGTAAAGGGTTGGGTGTATGTCAGCTGTGTTGCACCTGACTCCCCTATGGGCATGATACACCAACTTGTTTCCATGCACCTTGATGACCCTGGAATTGTGGTGTGCAGGGTGTCTATTGCTTGTGTTTAGACCCCTGCAAGGTGAGGCCACAGCTCCACCCAGTTCAGTGGCGTACCACCTGGGTTGGCTGAGGCTCCCTACTTCTCCACTGCCACAGCCTATGTTATGAGAAGTAGGTGGTAACTTTTAGTCCATCAAGATCAGTGTGACTGGGAGGATATTATGTTGCGACAGTGCATTCATTTATCAGGCTCCACCTACTGTACCCAGAGAGTCTAGCAGCGAGTGGAGCCTGTGTGGGATAGAACAAAGGTTACAATactgtaaccctagttctattagcaAAGACAAAGCCCTCTAACTAGGGGCCCTGTCATTCCTGTGCCACTCGCTGAAGAGGGTGTAGGAGAGTGGGAATCCACCTCCTTATATACTGTGGGGTCCACATGTATTCGGGTATGGTTGTCCTGATTGGCTGCCTACGTTTATGCTTTTCTCAGTATGCGAATGCATGCTCATGATTAGAGGAGTATTACCCAAAGAGTCAAGTGAGGGCTCTACCTGTGCcaatagaactagggttacaacaTAGTAACCTTTGTTCTGTTTCCATTATGCCTCTAATTAATTAATCTCACATTTGGAAGTGCTCCACAGCTCAAAGCCAAATGGAGGATCTGCatatatatagtatagtatgtttaATACTACCTAAAAGTTAATATACATATAATCTGTAGCcatttcaaatgtaaaaaagtgTGGCTGATTTATTTATCCACTCCTTGGTTAGGTTAAGTGTCATATCTATATGGTTAAAAGGTGTGCAACATAGTTTGCTGCCATTCCCTAAATTTGATCAATACAATGTTTTATCAACAGGCCCTTTTCACAGGAGACATTTTCACTTATCAATAGCAGAAAATCTCATGCATTACTAATAATATATTAGTATGTATTAACATCAGCTCAGTTCTGTTTACAACAGGTAAACGGAATTCAACCATGATTAATTTAATGATTTATGCTTGTGCTTTTCTGCCTCTGCCATGACATGTCACAATGTCTTTAATGAGCCTGTTTTGAAATTACAGTGGTGGGTACTTAGTCTAAAATCTTAAAATTGAAGAAATGTGATATTATGTATTACTGATTATCTAAATTATGGATGCCTGGCTAGATGTGACATGAAATATCTGTTACCCTCAAACATTTACTAGTCAGCTTTCTGTAAGGGaaaaaactgcagctgcagctgggaAACAGAGAGGGGGGATGCGACACTCAGATAATAGCTTTTAGAACTTAAAATAATTCTTAAACCTCCTGCAGCTTATTGTGTGGCCACTTGGAGGTAGCTGAAATaagttgtgaacacaacactgtaATATCATATGGTAATATGGTAAACCTGTAAGCAAACAGTTGGTTTTTACATATACAGCAGTTATGGACATGGTATGGTATTCATTTGGACTCCTGTTTCTGGCCACATGGCAAATGCAAGCCTAATTTCCACTCTCTTTTATCTCTGgatttggtctctaccaactcctgagggaaatatctggctcttaagCTCCTGAAAGCTCCACTATGTTCGCCAGGTAgtctctgactgtgtctgtctgctgtttggtacTGAGCAGGTAGTGTGCGGTGGGATTTTAaagctttttcactgaaaacagctgccagagctgcaggCGAAAACcagagagcagtgagagtgaacttGAACAGCAAACAGTGAACAAATGAGCTGAAACTTGATAATTCTTTGTAGGGTCATCACCACAAGTGACCCCTTTCACATTGTCAAAGTTTTTCCACACTGCCATTTgaaatattgttgtttataATATCTATAATAGAGTATAAGCAACTTTTTGTCCCGCGAGATGACGTTAAAACATTCTTCAATGGTTCAGTGAGTGCACATTCTGACATAGTTCAagtttatctgtgtgtttctaaCCGTTGTCATCAACAACTCGTGTCTGTTCCTTGCAGCAGTCAACTGGCAGACCGATGATCTCCACTTCCACAAATGGATCAATAATCTGATAGAGGGGAAAAAGTGcaataattttaattattttatgacACTGAAAATATTCATGCTGAGGTGAGTCGAACATTTCTGAGTAGTCAAGCATACtcgtgcatgagtgtgtgtgtgtttgtgtgtgtgtgtgtgaaagagacagatggagaatATGTGCACACAGTGTatgttttggtatttttatACCTCTCCACGGTCCCCCAGcatggagtctggtggtttgGGCAACTGCTGTCCGCTAATGATCTTAAGAATGAGTTGCTTCTTGGGGTAAGCTGGAAGCGGGTCATCACTGAATGGGTTGAAGGAGCCTGGAGGGAATGAAAGACAGCAGAGCAAGAACTTTAATTTATGTCACCACTCAATCCTAAAATCCAATCCTCTCACATTGGTCTGTTTCTTGCagttatttataatatttatatgCAAAATGAAGGGAGAAAATAACAGATATATTCACTGTAACTGATCAGATAATGTTGACTTGGTGGCTACAGTAAATACAAGAGAGCATGAATTCTGTATACTTTAAGGTTTGCGTCATAAACGTTAACAATGGGCCCCTgagcacagatatgcaaaaggcacCACTGTCTCCTCTCCTATAGGgtcaagacacacagactttatgaTGGttttgcctctgtttttgttgttttacatctctttttagtaataaagaaatgtgtgtttttggcttgttgtagtcattttgtgtctctttgtaattgttttgtgtatCTTCATACAGTAGTCAcgctgtgtctctttgaggtaattttgtgtatctttgttgctgttttgtgtctctgaggtcattttgtgtctttcttggttactctgtgtctctttgtagtcattttgtggctgttctgcccatttttgtagttattttgtgtctctttgcagttcattTGCATCAtatcttcctgtgtctgtttgtggtcattttgagccTCTTCctggtttgtgcatttaaatctggctgacattttgcaggtgatga is drawn from Epinephelus fuscoguttatus linkage group LG5, E.fuscoguttatus.final_Chr_v1 and contains these coding sequences:
- the plch1 gene encoding 1-phosphatidylinositol 4,5-bisphosphate phosphodiesterase eta-1 isoform X1 — encoded protein: MSSWVLNRKGEPQYRRHFLTDNSTYHVERCMSVMQSGTQMVKLKAGSKGLVRLFFLDDHRSCIRWKPSRKSEKAKITIDSLYKVTEGIQSDIFHRHADGTFDPACCFTVYHGNHMESLDLVTSNAEEARTWITGLRYLMAGISDEDSLAKRQRTHDQWLKQTFEEADKNGDGLLNIEEIYQLLHKLNVNLPRRKVKQMFQEADTDDQQGTLTYEEFSVFYKMMSLRRDLFLLMMAYSDRKDHLTAEELANFLRNEQKMANVTPEYVAEIIDKFEVSDENKQRGVLGIEGFTSFMRSPTCDIFNPLHHEVNQDMDQPLCNYFIASSHNTYLTGDQLLSHSKTDMYAWVLQSGCRCVEVDCWDGPDGEPMVQHGYTLTSKIPFKSVIETINKYAFINNQYPVILSIENHCSIQQQKKIAQYLREIFGEKLDVRDALSRDSKTLPSPQNLLGKILIKGKSLPAYLSADAEEGEVSDDDSADEIEDDFKLKSSNDNGHHQVESHIRKKLDSLLKESRIGDKEDSDSFSIRALLRATSQGLQKNLRQSSKGVLKKSQSRSFITTLKQKRHSKSRLSCQSVDKEDDDQEGSGREAGGQFNRGGRKRKTMKLSRDLSNLVVFTNSVASQECLNEGTPGDVLSFSETRAQSLVNHKAEQFLAFNQRQLSRIYPSAYRIDSSNFNPQFYWNVGCQLVALNYQTEGRMMQLNRAKFMVNGGIGYVLKPPPMCKGSFNPFSDDPLPAYPKKQLILKIISGQQLPKPPDSMLGDRGEIIDPFVEVEIIGLPVDCCKEQTRVVDDNGFNPVWEETLSFTLHMAEVVLVRFLVWDHDPIGRDFIGQRTVAFSSLMPGYRHVYLEGLTEASIFVHVSVHDVYGKWSPLVLNPSFTIMHFLGSNKGHQLRGIRGLFNRSSKSSVDTNSGGLRKRSISDHLLRRTASAPAKGRKKTKMALSESVASISDQKNSTGAGAGGEGMSGKEGGVGKRYQPRGPLTHRPISMPLDRLLQGQLSLCSPDKEQNDLGSDTVIGACPFNRPRSSSLDPFIESSFSVEPNISSPSKTYINRNKETDQSDEASYLVIGGGQARKEEEYANYQPEDNEVNKSNMLPTETEKKYFVSPSKNSQMKLDKPETSSISTTFTVAPSVSSSSSSSAPSSLPPLSPVSMDCDLKSPSSLHDSTISRLIDAVSLGNEQDTCGSISALIGQFENTVEQNDSHTSPHHTPFCHSNFRPTTPKVLQDSRTPLKSNTASTNKKHLLSPQKVAQKTNQENKSVHQISHADFPAPALLSSPETAELEEVYTILDEEVLLPVSVYNLRKQTVHVEADTTDSTPSNSLGSSPAKVVQGFGKGNNASWDDMNKKRGGSEKIEEAEESVYEEVYDPPALVPGAEQVTKSYMGSSVNNERFQFLHDSAGNAFAEVEINVDEDPLEIMMTSPRHGSQWEGLTSPTKRHAIYENHESTPSYSQQKQPLSYRDPQQQYPSRAFSQCSSPVNQPSYQLPNHHQHHNNFQPSPFHRPVNSRPSISSPLRQNSYPVPQSNSDAFNNSRDYSSSYMQQKSYSGSQILMRSHQDRLGYKQMEREQVRCFHNGFSSSESLPGQAALSTHISRDRGLYSPSSDCDAVYNHLDYDCITPPSESSAPRNTKPHCQSQTQSYTPTHSWKQKAPLMATRQQSQPESRDYLHSDLGPLSSGPQSGTIESTVPSPCKSKSLGDLTSEDILCNFQSKYNIISRSFITPHMRKQMRIGTVGEVTFQSQSCDPLTEQLRKLVSLEGDDSDRDKPQPPQLRQETKSPLSQPQATSVAPLGPRDVDDSPPPLTRRLSSRSQSRVRHINSRARERQQEALKPRAGLMINSSASIGGVVLRSKPASQNPPANRHSTGSYIAGYLGQLEDRGLPEGACTSLRYGNGDQYGDRYYTDDSLPPVDSNHSASEPEVYFLLRL